CGTGAATGCCTCGATCGTGAAGATAAGCGCGCAATAAATGAGCGTAAGGGTGAGAAGATACTTCATGTACACTCCGGCTCCGAGCGACATCATTGACGGCTCGGGACGGACGAGATCCTCCTCACGCGGCACATAGAGACGGAGGACAGGACGTTTCAGCATGGCGAGGACCGTGCACGCCACGGCGTTCATGCCGTAGGTGTCGGAGAACACGTCGACAATGAGCCCGAGAAAGAATCCTATGGTAAGCACCCAATTGACCGCAAGGGTTATGGGGAGACGTATGATGAGGTATATGAAGACCATAGGCACCCCCACATTGAACAGGCATATGTGGTTGAACACTATCACCTGAGCGAATACGAGAATCACTCCGAGTAGGATAAACTGCAAAGTAAGCTTGCTCATCGCTTTTGGGTTGCTGGGGAGAGGACGGGGGTTATGATGTTTCTATTTGATATTCTTTATCTCAAGTTCCTTCTCGACTGCCGACAGTTCGTCACGCATGTTGTCGCGTATGACCCGCACTGTGGAGAGGGTGGAGAAATCGGTGAACAGTTTCACACGGAGAGTGTAGAAATTGTCCTCGATGTCGC
The sequence above is drawn from the Duncaniella freteri genome and encodes:
- a CDS encoding rod shape-determining protein MreD; the protein is MSKLTLQFILLGVILVFAQVIVFNHICLFNVGVPMVFIYLIIRLPITLAVNWVLTIGFFLGLIVDVFSDTYGMNAVACTVLAMLKRPVLRLYVPREEDLVRPEPSMMSLGAGVYMKYLLTLTLIYCALIFTIEAFTFFNPLQLVLRIIFSTFLSMIIMLGIDSIMTPRSEKRL